The Pseudomonas fluorescens nucleotide sequence TTCAGGCAGGTACCGCCGAGGGCCAGTTTGCCTTCGCCGTCAGTGTACTTCTCGATACAGGCAGTGCTCAGACCGAGTTGCGCGGCCTTGATGGCAGCTACGTAGCCGCCAGGACCTGCGCCAATCACTACCACATCAAATTTTTGCGACATTCAGAAAATCCTCTTTAAAGCTGCAAGCGATAAGCTGCAAGCCACAAGCTCAAGCGCAAACCGTTCAGGCTTGCCGCTTGCAGCTTGCAGCTTGCAGCTGCTCAATCAGATATCCAGCAGCAGACGAGCCGGGTCTTCCAGCAGGTTCTTGATGGTCACCAGGAAGGTCACGGCTTCTTTACCGTCGATCAGACGGTGGTCGTAGGACAGTGCCAGGTACATCATCGGACGGATCACGACCTGACCATTGACGGCCATAGGACGCTGGATGATGTTGTGCATGCCCAGAATCGCAGCCTGCGGCGGGTTGACGATCGGGGTCGACATCATCGAACCAAAGGTACCACCGTTGGTGATGGTGAAGGTACCGCCGGTCATTTCGTCGATCGACAGTTTGCCGTCACGGGCTTTCTTGCCGAAGGTGGCGATGCCGTTCTCGATTTCAGCCAGGCTCATCTGCTCGGCGTTGCGCAGTACCGGTACCACCAGGCCGCGGTCGCTGGAAACGGCAACGCCGATGTCCGCATAACCGTGGTAGACGATGTCGGAACCGTCGATCGAGGCGTTGACGGCCGGGAAGCGTTTCAGCGCTTCGGTGGCCGCCTTGACGAAGAACGACATGAAGCCCAGGCGTACGCCGTTGTGGGTCTTCTCGAACAGGTCCTTGTACTTCGAACGCAGGGCCATGACTTCGGTCATGTCGACTTCGTTGAAGGTGGTCAGCATGGCCATGTTCGACTGTGCTTCTACCAGGCGCTTGGCCACGGTAGCGCGCACGCGGGTCATCGGCACGCGCTTCTCGGTACGATCGCCAGTGGCGACTACCGGGGCAGCGGCGGCGGCTGGCTTGGCGGCAGGTGCGGCAGCCGGAGCGGATTTCTTCGCTTCGATGGCAGCAACCACGTCTTCCTTGGTGATGCGACCGTCTTTGCCGGTGCCCTTGATGCTGTTCAGGGCGATGCCGTTTTCCTCGGCCAGCTTGCGTGCAGCCGGAGCGCCGATGGCGTCTTCGTCGCCAGCAGCAGCGCCAGCAGGTGCAGCAGCGGCAGGCGCGGCAGCAGCGGCAGGAGCAGCGGCAGCAACGCCACCGGCTTCGATCGAACCCAGGACTTCGTCGGACAGGACGGTCTCGCCCTCGCCCTTGACGATTGCACCCAGTACGCCGTCAGCGGTAGCCAGTACTTCCAGGACAACCTTGTCGGTTTCGATGTCGACGATCAGCTCGTCACGCTTGACGGCTTCGCCCGGCTGCTTGTGCCAGGTGGCAACGGTGCCATCGGCAACCGATTCCGGGAAAGTAGGGGCTTTGATCTCGATAGCCATTATCAGTGGTTCCTTAAATTCGGTTTCTGGTGCGCGATGGCATTAAACGGTGAAGGCATCTTGCAGCAGTTTTTCCTGCTGCTCGGCGTGCATCGAAGCGTAACCACAAGCGGGTGCTGCCGAAGCATCACGACCGGCGTACTCAAGGACCAGGTCCTTGTTGTGGCGGGTCAGGATACGACGCATGTGGTGTTGGCTGCTGTACCAGGCGCCCTGGTTCATTGGCTCTTCCTGGCACCACACCACATCTTTCAGATTGGTGTACGGCGCGAGGATTTCGACCAGGTCGTCTTCAGGGAACGGATACAGCTGCTCGATACGCACGATGGCGATATCTTCGCGGCCTTCGGCACGGCGTTTTTCCAGCAGATCGTAGTAGACCTTGCCGCTGCACAGGACCAGACGAGTGACGTTCTTCGGATCGAGGGTATCGATTTCCGGGATCACGGTCTGGAACGAGCCTTCGGCCAGTTCTTCCAGGGTCGAGATGGCCAGCTTGTGGCGCAGCAGCGACTTTGGCGTCAGCACGATCAGCGGCTTGCGCAGCGGACGGATGACCTGACGACGCAGCAGGTGGTAGATCTGAGCCGGCGTGGTCGGTACGCAAACCTGGACGTTGTGCTCGGCGCACAGCTGCAGGTAACGCTCCAGACGTGCCGAGGAGTGCTCAGGCCCCTGCCCTTCATAACCGTGTGGCAACAGCATGGTCAGACCGCACAGACGGCCCCACTTGTGCTCGCCGCTGGTGATGAACTGGTCGACAACCACCTGGGCACCGTTGGCGAAGTCGCCGAACTGGGCTTCCCAGATCACCAGCGCGTTAGGCTGGGTGGTCGAGTAACCGTATTCGAATGCCAGGACCGCTTCTTCGGACAGGAACGAATCGTACAGGTCGAAACGTGGCTGGCCTTCAAAGAGGTTCTGCAACGGGATGTAGGTGCTGGCGTCCTTCTGGTTGTGCAACACCGCATGGCGGTGAGAGAAGGTGCCGCGACCGATATCCTGACCCGTCATGCGAATCGGGTGACCTTCGAACGCCAGGGTGGCGTAAGCCATGGTTTCGGCGTAGCCCCAGTTGATCGGCAAGCCACCGGCCTGCATCTTCTGGCGATCTTCGTAGATCTTCGAAACCTGACGCTGAACCACGAAGCCTTCCGGCAGCTCCAGCAGTTTGGCCGACAGTTCCTGCAGGGTCTTCAGATCGAAGCGGGTGTCGTGGCGCGCAGTCCAGGCGTGACCCAGGTACGGACGCCAGTCGACGAACAGCTCTTTGTTCGGCTCTTTTACCAGGCTTTTTACAACATGCAGGCCGTTGTCCAGCGCGTTGCGGTACTCGTCGACCTTGGCCTGGACGCGTTCGGCGTCAAGGCGACCCGCCTGGGTCAGGACTTCGGCGTACAGCTCGCGGGTGGTGCGCTGCTTGGCGATCTGCTGGTACATCAGCGGCTGGGTGCCGTTCGGCTCGTCGGCCTCGTTATGGCCGCGACGACGGTAGCAGACCAGGTCGATGACCACGTCACGCTTGAACTGCATGCGGTAATCGACGGCCAGCTGGGTCACGAACAGCACTGCTTCCGGATCATCACCGTTGACGTGCAGGATCGGAGCCTGAATCATCTTGGCAACGTCGGTGGCGTACTCGGTGGAACGCGAGTCCAGCGGGTTGCTGATGGTGAAACCAACCTGGTTGTTGATCACGATGTGCACGGTACCGCCGGTCTTGAAACCGCGGGTCTGCGACATCTGGAAGGTTTCCATGACCACGCCCTGACCGGCGAATGCCGCATCACCGTGGATGGAAATCGGCAGTACCTTGTCGCCAACGCTGTCGTTGCGACGGTCCTGACGGGCACGTACCGAACCTTCAACCACTGGCGAGACGATTTCCAGGTGCGAAGGGTTGAACGCCATGGCCAGGTGAACTTCACCACCGGCAGTCATCACGTTGGACGAGAAGCCCTGGTGGTATTTCACGTCACCGGAGCCCAGCTCGACCTTCTTCTTGCCTTCGAACTCGTCGAACAGGTCGCGCGGGTTCTTGCCGAAGGTGTTGACCAGTACGTTCAGACGGCCACGGTGGGCCATGCCGATGACAACTTCCTTGGTACCGTAGGAACCGGAGCGTTGGATCAGCTCGTCCAGCATCGGAATCAGGCTCTCGCCGCCTTCCAGGCCGAAACGCTTGGTGCCCGGGTATTTGGTACCCAGGTACTTTTCCAGACCCTCAGCGGCGGTGACGCGCTCGAGCAGGTGGCTCTGAATATCCGCGGAGAAGACTGGACGCCCACGCACGCTCTCCAGACGCTGCTGGAACCAGCTGCGCTGCTCGGAGTCGACGATGTGGGTGAATTCGGCGCCAATGGTGCGGCAATATGTCTGCTGCAAAGCGTCGAAGATTTCGCGTAGGCTCGCTTCCTCTTTGCCGATGAACAGGTCGCCGGCACGGAAGGTCGTATCAAGATCGGCATTGGTCAAGCCGTAATGATTGATCGACAGGTCTACTGGCGCAGGGCGCTGCCACAACCCCAGGGGGTCGAGCTTCGCGGCTTGGTGGCCGCGCATACGGTAGGCCTGGATCAGTCGCAGAACTTCAACCTGCTTCTTCTCGTGTTCACTGCTCACGCTCCCGGCGGAAACCGGTTGGGCGCGGCGCTGGTTCTTTGCCAGCAGTACGAAATGGTCGCGGATTGTAGAGTGCGATACATCGGTAGCGGTGCTGCCTTCGGCGGGCAACTTCTGGAAGTAAGTGCGCCACTCTTCTGGCACAGCGTTAGGGTCGTGCAGGTAAAGCTCGTAGAGCTCTTCCACATATGCAGCGTTACCACCTGAAAGGTGGGCGCTATCCCACATGCGCTGCATCACGCTTTCTTGCATGCTTGGTCACCCTCGGTTAGGGGACGGATCGGCAAGAGCCACAGCGCGCCTGGAAAAGTCCTAATGCAGCGACCCAACCAAGCCACCAAGGATCCTACAGATTTTCCGGGTACCAGCCCGGAAGCCCCTGCTGGTCTCATATCTTCATAGGTAAAAGCTGGGGCTTTGTGGGCCCTAGCTCGGGTTTCACCTTGGTGCGGGCAAGGGCCCGCACCTTGGCGTACTACGGGTACAACACTTTTAAAATCAGGTACCGCTTTGCAGCAGCATGTTACGTACGTGACCGATGGCCTTGGTCGGATTCAGACCTTTAGGGCAAACGTTTACGCAGTTCATGATGCCGCGGCAACGAAACACGCTGAACGGGTCATCCAGCGAAGCCAGACGCTCCTGGGTCTTGGTGTCACGGCTGTCGGCCAGGAAACGATAGGCCTGCAGCAGTGCAGCTGGACCGAGGAACTTGTCCGGGTTCCACCAGAACGACGGGCAGGAAGTCGAGCAGCAAGCGCACAGGATGCACTCGTACAGACCGTCCAGCTTCTCGCGCTCTTCCGGCGACTGCAGACGCTCGATGGCCGGAGCCGGCGTGTCGTTCTGCAGGAATGGCTTCACCTTCTCGTACTGCTTGTAGAAGATGCTCATATCGACGACCAGGTCACGAATGACCGGCAGACCAGGCAACGGAC carries:
- a CDS encoding succinate dehydrogenase iron-sulfur subunit; translated protein: MLQVEVYRYNPDTDSAPKMQVFQVDTGGKDLMVLDVLALIKEQDEGFSYRRSCREGVCGSDGMNINGKNGLACITPLSAVVKRNKLVVRPLPGLPVIRDLVVDMSIFYKQYEKVKPFLQNDTPAPAIERLQSPEEREKLDGLYECILCACCSTSCPSFWWNPDKFLGPAALLQAYRFLADSRDTKTQERLASLDDPFSVFRCRGIMNCVNVCPKGLNPTKAIGHVRNMLLQSGT
- a CDS encoding 2-oxoglutarate dehydrogenase E1 component, which translates into the protein MQESVMQRMWDSAHLSGGNAAYVEELYELYLHDPNAVPEEWRTYFQKLPAEGSTATDVSHSTIRDHFVLLAKNQRRAQPVSAGSVSSEHEKKQVEVLRLIQAYRMRGHQAAKLDPLGLWQRPAPVDLSINHYGLTNADLDTTFRAGDLFIGKEEASLREIFDALQQTYCRTIGAEFTHIVDSEQRSWFQQRLESVRGRPVFSADIQSHLLERVTAAEGLEKYLGTKYPGTKRFGLEGGESLIPMLDELIQRSGSYGTKEVVIGMAHRGRLNVLVNTFGKNPRDLFDEFEGKKKVELGSGDVKYHQGFSSNVMTAGGEVHLAMAFNPSHLEIVSPVVEGSVRARQDRRNDSVGDKVLPISIHGDAAFAGQGVVMETFQMSQTRGFKTGGTVHIVINNQVGFTISNPLDSRSTEYATDVAKMIQAPILHVNGDDPEAVLFVTQLAVDYRMQFKRDVVIDLVCYRRRGHNEADEPNGTQPLMYQQIAKQRTTRELYAEVLTQAGRLDAERVQAKVDEYRNALDNGLHVVKSLVKEPNKELFVDWRPYLGHAWTARHDTRFDLKTLQELSAKLLELPEGFVVQRQVSKIYEDRQKMQAGGLPINWGYAETMAYATLAFEGHPIRMTGQDIGRGTFSHRHAVLHNQKDASTYIPLQNLFEGQPRFDLYDSFLSEEAVLAFEYGYSTTQPNALVIWEAQFGDFANGAQVVVDQFITSGEHKWGRLCGLTMLLPHGYEGQGPEHSSARLERYLQLCAEHNVQVCVPTTPAQIYHLLRRQVIRPLRKPLIVLTPKSLLRHKLAISTLEELAEGSFQTVIPEIDTLDPKNVTRLVLCSGKVYYDLLEKRRAEGREDIAIVRIEQLYPFPEDDLVEILAPYTNLKDVVWCQEEPMNQGAWYSSQHHMRRILTRHNKDLVLEYAGRDASAAPACGYASMHAEQQEKLLQDAFTV
- the odhB gene encoding 2-oxoglutarate dehydrogenase complex dihydrolipoyllysine-residue succinyltransferase: MAIEIKAPTFPESVADGTVATWHKQPGEAVKRDELIVDIETDKVVLEVLATADGVLGAIVKGEGETVLSDEVLGSIEAGGVAAAAPAAAAAPAAAAPAGAAAGDEDAIGAPAARKLAEENGIALNSIKGTGKDGRITKEDVVAAIEAKKSAPAAAPAAKPAAAAAPVVATGDRTEKRVPMTRVRATVAKRLVEAQSNMAMLTTFNEVDMTEVMALRSKYKDLFEKTHNGVRLGFMSFFVKAATEALKRFPAVNASIDGSDIVYHGYADIGVAVSSDRGLVVPVLRNAEQMSLAEIENGIATFGKKARDGKLSIDEMTGGTFTITNGGTFGSMMSTPIVNPPQAAILGMHNIIQRPMAVNGQVVIRPMMYLALSYDHRLIDGKEAVTFLVTIKNLLEDPARLLLDI